A window of Mangifera indica cultivar Alphonso chromosome 11, CATAS_Mindica_2.1, whole genome shotgun sequence contains these coding sequences:
- the LOC123229047 gene encoding probable xyloglucan glycosyltransferase 12: MAWWKKESHRGTPVVVKMENPNWSMVELEAPSEDDFLISKDNNKSRNKNAKQLTWVLLLKAHKAAGCLTSIAPAFFSLGSVIRRRVASGRTDANTETGREKENRAFKSRFYSCIKLFLWLSVVLLVFEISAYFKGWHFGAPKLQLEYIFSSPLGIKGLFDLLYSRWVLIRVEYLAPPLQFLANACIVLFLIQSLDRLILCLGCFWIRFKKIKPIAKQDDTSDLETGEKGYFPMVLIQIPMCNEKEVYQQSIAAVCNLEWPKSKILIQVLDDSDDPTAQTLIKEEVLKWQQEGAHIVYRHRILRDGYKAGNLKSAMNCSYVKDYEFVAIFDADFQPSPDFLKRTVPHFKDNEDLGLVQARWSFVNKDENLLTRLQNINLAFHFEVEQQVNGVFINFFGFNGTAGVWRIKALEDSGGWMERTTVEDMDIAVRAHLQGWKFIFLNDVECQCELPESYEAYRKQQHRWHSGPMQLFRLCLPDIIKSKISIWKKFNMIFLFFLLRKLILPFYSFTLFCIILPMTMFVPEAELPAWVVCYIPATMSFLNILPAPKSFPFIVPYLLFENTMSVTKFNAMISGLFQLGSAYEWVVTKKSGRSSEGDLVSLVEKEPKHHKGASAPDLDKVKLEIKQQEQKASKRKKKHNRIYMKELTLAFLLLTASARSLLSAQGIHFYFLLFQGISFLLVGLDLIGEQVD, translated from the exons ATGGCTTGGTGGAAGAAAGAGTCTCATCGAGGCACTCCTGTTGTGGTCAAGATGGAGAATCCAAACTGGTCAATGGTGGAACTTGAAGCTCCGTCTGAAGATGATTTCTTAATCTCAAAAGATAACAACAAATCCCGTAACAAAAACGCCAAGCAGCTCACTTGGGTTCTCCTTTTAAAAGCTCACAAGGCCGCCGGTTGTTTAACCTCCATTGCCCCTGCATTCTTCTCTCTCGGCTCCGTCATTCGTCGCCGTGTCGCCTCCGGCCGCACCGATGCCAACACTGAGACGGGCAGAGAGAAAGAGAACCGAGCCTTCAAGAGCAGGTTTTATTCCTGTATAAAATTGTTCCTTTGGCTCTCAGTGGTTTTGttggtttttgaaatttcgGCTTATTTTAAGGGCTGGCATTTTGGTGCTCCAAAACTTCAGCTTGAATACATATTTAGTAGCCCATTAGGTATCAAGGGATTGTTTGATTTACTGTATTCTCGGTGGGTTTTGATTCGCGTGGAGTACCTGGCTCCTCCTCTTCAGTTTTTGGCCAATGCGTGCATTGTTCTGTTTCTTATCCAGAGCTTGGATAGACTTATTCTATGTCTGGGTTGTTTCTGGATTaggtttaagaaaattaaacctATTGCCAAACAAGATGACACCTCAGATCTTGAAACTGGCGAGAAAGGTTACTTTCCAATGGTGTTGATTCAGATCCCTATGTGTAATGAAAAAGAg GTGTATCAACAATCAATTGCGGCTGTGTGTAATTTAGAATGGCCAAAATCAAAGATTTTGATTCAAGTGCTTGATGATTCCGATGACCCAACTGCACAAACTTTGATTAAAGAGGAGGTGCTTAAGTGGCAACAAGAGGGTGCTCACATTGTGTACAGGCATAGAATACTTAGAGACGGGTACAAAGCTGGTAATCTTAAGTCTGCTATGAATTGTAGCTATGTCAAAGACTATGAATTTGTTGCCATTTTCGATGCTGACTTTCAACCCTCCCCTGATTTTCTCAAAAGAACTGTCCCTCATTTTAAG GATAATGAGGATCTTGGGTTGGTTCAAGCAAGATGGTCTTTTGTGAATAAAGATGAGAACCTGTTAACTAGGCTGCAGAATATAAATTTGGCATTTCATTTTGAGGTAGAGCAGCAAGTAAATGGTGTGTTTATAAATTTCTTTGGGTTCAATGGGACTGCGGGAGTTTGGAGAATTAAGGCTTTGGAGGATTCTGGTGGATGGATGGAGAGGACTACTGTCGAGGACATGGACATTGCTGTCCGTGCTCATCTTCAAGGGTGGAAATTCATTTTCCTCAATGATGTTGAG TGCCAGTGTGAACTGCCAGAATCTTATGAAGCTTATAGGAAACAACAGCACCGGTGGCATTCTGGACCCATGCAGTTGTTTCGTTTATGTTTGCCTGATATTATCAAATCCAAG ATTAGCATATGGAAAAAATTCAATAtgatctttcttttctttctccttagGAAACTGATTCTACCCTTCTATTCGTTCACCCTCTTCTGCATAATTCTTCCGATGACAATGTTTGTCCCAGAGGCTGAGCTCCCGGCTTGGGTTGTGTGTTATATTCCTGCCACCATGTCATTTCTCAATATTCTTCCTGCTCCAAAATCCTTTCCATTCATTGTTCCTTACCTTCTTTTTGAGAACACAATGTCGGTCACCAAGTTCAACGCCATGATCTCTGGCCTATTCCAGCTTGGAAGTGCATATGAATGGGTTGTTACAAAGAAATCAGGCCGTTCCTCTGAGGGTGATCTTGTTTCTTTGGTAGAGAAAGAGCCAAAACATCACAAGGGGGCATCAGCACCTGACCTTGATAAAGTGAAGTTGGAAATTAAACAACAGGAACAAAAAGCttctaaaaggaaaaagaagcaTAATAGGATATACATGAAGGAGTTGACTTTAGCTTTCCTTCTATTAACAGCTTCAGCTAGAAGCCTTTTGTCAGCTCAGGGGATCCATTTCTACTTCTTGCTATTTCAGGGGATATCATTCCTGCTGGTTGGTCTAGACTTAATTGGTGAGCAGGTTGATTGA